The genomic window aaaaaaaaagcggtaTTTTTACAGAGATGCTGCAGAATTAGTATACACATGAACTTACTACAGCATTAGTATTTTCATGTTGTGAATTACCATGTATTTGCTTCTccatttcttcctatttttattttatctaacACCTTAAAATAGTTGTGGGTGAGAAAGACAAATGGCAAGTTACACTTTTGAGGgtagggggaaggaaggggggaccTATTCCTACAAAATTTATGAGTTTATTACGCAGGAGCTGTTACTCAgtgtggttttctgtttgtgttttctttgtcaagcacaaaaattaaaatgtaattattgtTGAGCCAGTTGTTAGTCTGCTCTCTGTGGAAGGCTGATGAAATTTCGTTTTTCTCAAGTTCAAGGAACAATAAGCAAAAAGGCAACATAGTCCTGCACACACATGATTTAGTTTTTACACGAATGGCACCTTGCTGCTGTGGATTGTCATTTTAAAGTCATAAAAAACATTGTTTGCTGTTTCCAAATGTAGATGCTaaacacataaaaaataaactgctgaacACAACACAGGGCAGTTCAAGGATCAGACTAGAAGTGGGAGGATCATCAAGTCTAGGGAAGCCAGTAAGAACCAGGAATGCAGTCAGACGAGCAATGTGACTGGTTTTCAGAGCCACATCTACATTTCAGGTGAAAAGCATCTCAAAACCAGTTAGTGATTAGAAGAGATCTAAGTAATCCTGAGATTGCTAGATGCCTTTGTTTGTTCCCTTCCACCATGCTGTCTAGAAAATGGTCCACTATTTCCATGCAGGAAGTATAGATGTTCTCACTATCTCAGTGCCTCTAGGCAAATTTGGCCATACAGTTTTAAAGCCAAGTAAACATGACTTTTAAGCTGCACcgcacatttttttttttttccttttagatgGGGATTTTTCATCTTGATGTTGTGGCATGAGGTGAAAGTCTTGATTTTATTATTGCTGAGGGAAGAGGTGGAAAACCTTTCATTTCCTAAAGCTTCCTCTATATGTTTGAGTTGAATCTATGTGGCTtatgttttaaattcaaataattaTCTTACATGTGTGGATTCCTGAATGAAAGCTCTTCTCTCAGGATATTAATGGAGTTTCTTGGTTTACACAGCTTGTAAAAGAATTGGTTTAAGTTGAAATTCACTTTTTTGCTTCAATGTAAATGTGATTCTAATCAGGACACTTCTCAAGACCAGTATATACCCCCAATGAACTATATGAGCCCAAGAGGCTGTGTCTGTAATAGAATCTGTCCCATCTCCTCCCTAACATCTTTAACACATCTAGCAATCCCATGAAATGGATTATAAACTTGCCATTTTAATTCACATTAGATCTAGGCCTATTATACTGGGTATGTACACATGCAACTTTTCTTAACCTGGGAATAACTGATGAGCCTATGAAGGGATGTGTTGGTCATGGTGGATAGCATGTTTGTAAATGCTGTGAAGATACTTTaattcctggggaaaaaaaaaaatgaatcctCCAGACACAGAGATCTGGAGATGTCCTGCTTGGTGCTGCATCTTAATTTAGTTCtcttattaatttaaatgaggtCATGGGACGTACAGCTTTTGCGATGGGAAATTTTCAGCTTCCTGCTTGCTGTAACACTTGGTGCAGGGTTCTTGCTGAAGATTTCAGATTTCACTTTCTGCAAAGACTTTAGGTCTCAAGTAAACAGCATACTTAAATGAGACTTAGGCTTTGTTACCACATAACTGGTCTGTAGAGATTACTCATTCTGTggctttttaatgaaatttgtaGTTAAGTACATCTGAGGCAAACACATAGAAAACAGATCCTGATCTGTAACAATGGTGTTACTTTATTCCTTCAGTAGGATGTTTCTATCATACAAAAAAGGAGGGTTGGATGGATGGTGATACTTACAAAATGCTGCTATTGCTTGTGTAGTTTTGTTTGATGCCTGGTACGCGATGATCAATGATAGCATCTGGAGACCCTAAACttgcctttccttttatttttttttttttattctatctTGATACTTTCCATACCATTTCTTGAAACTTGTCTTTCCCAACTCTATTGGTAAATGCCACTTCTGCTTCTGAGAGGCTTCCTACTCTTCTTCCAGGAAAATCAAGCTTAGAATGACAGACAAACTGTGACATTTGGGGCAGTTGGTGTAATGAAGGGTCAAGATCTAGAGGGGATTTCTGTAGTGAGCAGCGGTGGGAAGCATTCAGTTATTAACATGTCTACACATACCGATTAGCTGAAGGCTTCCTATCACTTGCTCaagagtttggttttttctccAAGGGAAAGACTGCATTTCTCTGGGGTTGGGGattgttttattattcttttggATTTGTCTTCAGCATTTATTGTCTTCTCTCTTTGCACTTTTTTAGCTTATAAGCTTTGTAGTTTCTAGAACTGTATTCTAGCACTAGAGTTTTGGATCTGAGATCCATCACTGTATAAAATACTGTGAACAACTTTAAAATCCGGTATTTTGGGTTATCTTTGATGTTGTTATGTTATCTATGATGGAGTTATAACTCTGATGTAGTTATTAGTTATGAACTTTCAACTCTTGTAAaccaatattttatttactttaaactTCTATCCTCCTGTTCTTCTGTTTTACAGGCAGGATGAAAGACCGGCTAAACGAGCTGCGTGAATTTGCCAGGTTACACAACCAACAGTTTTCTGATAGTGAGGATGATGAAAATTCACCCCATGATGTTCTCCTTTATGAGACTGATTATGCCTTGGAAATTCTTCATAAAGACATACAGAACATCCGGACGGAAAATGACCACCTAAAAGAGGATGTCAAGCGgctcagaaagcaaaacagccGCTTCCTTACATCCATGCGCCGTCTTAGTAGCATCAAACGAGATACTAATTGTATTGCCAGAGACATCAAGGCCCGTGGAGAAAGCATCCACAGGAAACTCCAGATAATGAGAGATTTCAGCGAAGATGCAATAACAAAATACGGGGCTATGTCTGTCATTGCCAGGGTAGCGAAGAACCACTATGTTGACCTCATGCACGCCTTTCAGGAAGCTATGTTTGAATACAATGCAACAGAGATGAACCAGCGGGAGAACTGCAAGATTCGAATTCAGCGGCAGCTAGAGATCATGGGCAAAGATGTTTCTAGCAACCAGATTGACGAGATGATTGAGCAAGGCAAGTGGGACGTCTTCTCTGAGAATCTCTTGTCAGATGTTAAGGGCGCTCGCTCAGCTTTGAATGAGATAGAGACACGTCATAAGGAGCTGGTGAAGTTAGAAGGTCGCATTAAGGAAGTTCACGAGCTCTTtctgcaggtggccctgctaGTGGAGGAACAGGCGGACACCTTCGATGTCATTGAGATAAATATGCAAAATGTTGAAGACTATGTAGGAGAAGCTAAAGAGCAAGTGAAAAAAGCTTTggaatacagaagaaaacacccCCTCAGAACaatcctctgctgctgcttatcCTGTTGCAGAAGGCGACTATCCCACTGAAGCTATCACAGACCAACTCGAATGTCTTCAAAATCAGGCATTCTTTACGGTGACTTTTCTGTAATGACAACCCCTAGAAATGGGGGGGCTATTTTGCAGTTGGTTTTGTTCATTGCCTTTTTCCTACATGTGCTGAAGGCTGTTCTATTTAAGAGCTCCTAGAAACATtgataaaactatttttaatccATTGTTAATTGAAATGTACTCTGTTGCTGTAACTAGAGGTGCAAGAAGATCTCTGCAGTGATACTTGTTTCAGACAGGCAAGAAGGAGGAATGAATGATGTGCTGATAGCTCAACCTAGGGAAGATGAGACATTTCAAGAAGTGACTTTTTTATTTGTCAAAGTGAGTCTGCAGGCAGTGCAGCCTTACCACCTGGGGTGATACAATACACCACAGAGTCAGGAGGTTTCAATTTTAACTAGTTTGGAGCCTGCTTGATGCAAATACTTGAACAGATTTTTGCTCTGTTCATTTGACAAAACACTGAGCCTATTAGCAGAAGCAGGACACAGAACTAGTTTCTTTTTCAACTTGATTTCCATCTGTCCTGAATCTTAACAGAAGTAATTGCACCTTAAATTATAGTATGCACATTTTGCTCCGTTTGTGTGCAAGTGattgcttttctccattttaaataCCCACAACTTCGTCAAGGTGGTTAGAAGCACTGCAACACTGAGGCATCTCACTGACTTTTAACTTGAGCCACTCTCTGTACTCTTAATTTCAAAACTGCCATGCTTTTATGCTTTTAGTGCATTAACACTTCAGCCAGAAAAGATGCATGCAGTGGCCTCCTGCAGAAGCACCCATAAGAAGACAACAGTTGGGGGgtaaagaaagtattttcaggTCTCCTATGCTGGCACATACACACAAGCAGTTTTAGTGGAAGGATTATCCTGTCAatagacttttatttttttataagtattgatttaatattgttttttttatatatgtattttaaataacatgaaGGATTGAATTTATTAACATTCCCTTTTACCAGTGTACAAAAACTAAGGCTTCTCTCCCATTATTAGGAAATCTCCACCTGGGAAAGAAAATAGACATATTTCTTCAGTAcacctgaagaagaaagaaaacaacattttaatgTCATTTCAGTGCTCTTTTCAAGCTTAAAAATAATCCCTCCTTTTGTGTAAGGGTAGTCTGCCCACCGTAGGTTTGGAGTATGAGGAGGGAATAGAAAATTTGCAGCCCTGGAAACCACTGAGCATTGTCAGGGAAGCATGTATTCCTAAGGTCTGGGGAGTGATTATAGCTCCTGCTTCTGGAGGTTTTCCAACTATAATATTTTTAGGTGGCTTCCTGATACACTGTGATCTATTGCTATCCTTTGAATTAATGCAGGacattttttcagaagttagtgacttttttaaaaaacctctgATCCTATTTGTAcctattttaataaatatttttaaacatttcaaatattttgcatttgggAGTT from Gavia stellata isolate bGavSte3 chromosome 2, bGavSte3.hap2, whole genome shotgun sequence includes these protein-coding regions:
- the STX11 gene encoding syntaxin-11; the encoded protein is MKDRLNELREFARLHNQQFSDSEDDENSPHDVLLYETDYALEILHKDIQNIRTENDHLKEDVKRLRKQNSRFLTSMRRLSSIKRDTNCIARDIKARGESIHRKLQIMRDFSEDAITKYGAMSVIARVAKNHYVDLMHAFQEAMFEYNATEMNQRENCKIRIQRQLEIMGKDVSSNQIDEMIEQGKWDVFSENLLSDVKGARSALNEIETRHKELVKLEGRIKEVHELFLQVALLVEEQADTFDVIEINMQNVEDYVGEAKEQVKKALEYRRKHPLRTILCCCLSCCRRRLSH